The Bos indicus x Bos taurus breed Angus x Brahman F1 hybrid chromosome 11, Bos_hybrid_MaternalHap_v2.0, whole genome shotgun sequence genome includes a region encoding these proteins:
- the ENTPD8 gene encoding ectonucleoside triphosphate diphosphohydrolase 8 isoform X5 codes for MPCTGRAPRLYSAVLGPARRPAGVGCLSPGEDEGRCSQWSRGAPAAPRVPVLPPSMGLTWKQRVFTALLGAAAVSGLTALLLVLVGTMNVLLPPDTKFGIVFDAGSSHTSLFVYQWPANKENDTGIVSQALACQAEGPGISSYASDPARVGESLQGCLEEALALIPKAKHHETPMFLGATAGMRLLSRKNRSQAEDVFAAVSRALGQSPVDFRGAELLTGQDEGAFGWITINYILGLLVKASTGLLIRHPCYHSGYRGTLALASLYESPCAPAAPPDLSQNLTVEGTGNPGACVEALRKLFNFSSCDGREDCAFAGVYQPPVQGQFYAFSNFYYTFNFLNLTSKPSLSGAKATIWEFCLRPWKLVEASAPPGQDRWLRDYCASGLYILTLLVEGYGFSEETWGGIEFRQQAGGADIGWTLGYMLNLTNLIPAEAPAQGWAQSFGVWVAGVVFVVLTLAATLGAVAVQVFWLQD; via the exons ATGCCATGCACGGGGCGGGCACCCCGGCTCTACAGCGCGGTCCTTGGCCCTGCCCGTCGACCAGCAGGAGTGGGCTGCCTGAGCCCCGGGGAGGACGAGGGGCGCTGCAGCCAGTGGAGTCGGGGTGCCCCCGCGGCCCCACGGGTGCCAGTCCTGCCCCCCAGCATGGGGCTGACCTGGAAGCAGCGGGTCTTCACGGCTCTGCTGGGCGCCGCAGCGGTCTCAGGCCTCACCGCGCTGCTTCTCGTCCTGGTGGGGACCATGAACGTCCTCCTGCCTCCAGACACCAAG TTTGGGATCGTGTTCGACGCTGGGTCCTCCCACACGTCCCTCTTTGTGTATCAGTGGCCGGCCAACAAGGAGAACGACACCGGCATAGTCAGCCAGGCCCTGGCCTGCCAGGCGGAAG GGCCTGGAATCTCGTCTTACGCCTCCGACCCTGCGCGGGTTGGCGAGAGCCTgcagggctgcctggaggaggcgcTAGCACTGATCCCAAAGGCCAAGCATCATGAGACACCCATGTTCCTGGGGGCCACTGCAGGCATGCGGCTGCTCAG CCGCAAGAATCGCTCCCAGGCGGAGGACGTGTTCGCCGCGGTCAGCCGGGCCCTGGGCCAGTCACCGGTGGACTTCCGGGGCGCAGAGCTCCTGACGGGGCAGGACGAAGGCGCCTTTGGTTGGATCACCATCAACTACATCCTTGGCCTGCTGGTGAAG GCCAGCACGGGCCTCCTGATCCGCCACCCCTGCTACCACAGCGGCTACCGGGGCACGCTGGCCCTGGCGTCCCTGTATGAGTCGCCCTGCGCCCCGGCAGCGCCCCCCGACCTCAGCCAGAACCTCACCGTGGAGGGCACGGGGAACCCCGGGGCCTGCGTCGAGGCCCTCCGGAAGCTCTTCAATTTCTCCAGCTGTGACGGCCGAGAAGACTGTGCCTTCGCCGGGGTCTACCAGCCCCCCGTGCAGGGCCAGTTCTAC GCTTTCTCCAACTTCTACTACACCTTCAACTTCCTGAACCTCACCTCCAAGCCGTCACTGAGTGGGGCCAAAGCCACCATCTGGGAGTTCTGCCTGCGGCCCTGGAAGCTG GTGGAGGCGAGCGCGCCCCCGGGCCAGGACCGCTGGCTGCGGGACTACTGTGCCTCGGGCCTATACATCCTCACGCTCCTGGTCGAGGGCTACGGGTTCAGTGAGGAGACCTGGGGAGGCATCGAGTTCCGCCAGCAG GCCGGCGGCGCTGACATCGGCTGGACGCTGGGCTACATGCTGAACCTGACCAACCTGATCCCGGCCGAGGCGCCCGCCCAGGGTTGGGCACAGAGCTTCGGCGTCTGGGTGGCCGGGGTCGTCTTCGTGGTGCTGACGCTCGCGGCCACCCTGGGTGCCGTGGCAGTGCAGGTCTTCTGGCTCCAGGACTAG
- the ENTPD8 gene encoding ectonucleoside triphosphate diphosphohydrolase 8 isoform X3 produces MGLTWKQRVFTALLGAAAVSGLTALLLVLVGTMNVLLPPDTKFGIVFDAGSSHTSLFVYQWPANKENDTGIVSQALACQAEGPGISSYASDPARVGESLQGCLEEALALIPKAKHHETPMFLGATAGMRLLSRKNRSQAEDVFAAVSRALGQSPVDFRGAELLTGQDEGAFGWITINYILGLLVKYSFSGEWIRPLEETLVGALDMGGASTQITFVPGGPILDKTAQATFRLYGADHTVYTHSYLCFGRDQALSRVLAELVQASTGLLIRHPCYHSGYRGTLALASLYESPCAPAAPPDLSQNLTVEGTGNPGACVEALRKLFNFSSCDGREDCAFAGVYQPPVQGQFYAFSNFYYTFNFLNLTSKPSLSGAKATIWEFCLRPWKLVEASAPPGQDRWLRDYCASGLYILTLLVEGYGFSEETWGGIEFRQQAGGADIGWTLGYMLNLTNLIPAEAPAQGWAQSFGVWVAGVVFVVLTLAATLGAVAVQVFWLQD; encoded by the exons ATGGGGCTGACCTGGAAGCAGCGGGTCTTCACGGCTCTGCTGGGCGCCGCAGCGGTCTCAGGCCTCACCGCGCTGCTTCTCGTCCTGGTGGGGACCATGAACGTCCTCCTGCCTCCAGACACCAAG TTTGGGATCGTGTTCGACGCTGGGTCCTCCCACACGTCCCTCTTTGTGTATCAGTGGCCGGCCAACAAGGAGAACGACACCGGCATAGTCAGCCAGGCCCTGGCCTGCCAGGCGGAAG GGCCTGGAATCTCGTCTTACGCCTCCGACCCTGCGCGGGTTGGCGAGAGCCTgcagggctgcctggaggaggcgcTAGCACTGATCCCAAAGGCCAAGCATCATGAGACACCCATGTTCCTGGGGGCCACTGCAGGCATGCGGCTGCTCAG CCGCAAGAATCGCTCCCAGGCGGAGGACGTGTTCGCCGCGGTCAGCCGGGCCCTGGGCCAGTCACCGGTGGACTTCCGGGGCGCAGAGCTCCTGACGGGGCAGGACGAAGGCGCCTTTGGTTGGATCACCATCAACTACATCCTTGGCCTGCTGGTGAAG TACTCCTTCTCTGGAGAGTGGATCCGGCCCCTGGAGGAGACGCTGGTGGGCGCCCTGGACATGGGTGGGGCCTCCACCCAGATTACCTTTGTACCTGGAGGCCCCATCCTGGACAAGACCGCCCAGGCCACCTTCCGCCTCTACGGTGCCGACCACACCGTCTACACCCACAGCTACCTCTGCTTCGGGCGCGACCAGGCGCTGAGCAGGGTGCTGGCCGAGCTGGTGCAG GCCAGCACGGGCCTCCTGATCCGCCACCCCTGCTACCACAGCGGCTACCGGGGCACGCTGGCCCTGGCGTCCCTGTATGAGTCGCCCTGCGCCCCGGCAGCGCCCCCCGACCTCAGCCAGAACCTCACCGTGGAGGGCACGGGGAACCCCGGGGCCTGCGTCGAGGCCCTCCGGAAGCTCTTCAATTTCTCCAGCTGTGACGGCCGAGAAGACTGTGCCTTCGCCGGGGTCTACCAGCCCCCCGTGCAGGGCCAGTTCTAC GCTTTCTCCAACTTCTACTACACCTTCAACTTCCTGAACCTCACCTCCAAGCCGTCACTGAGTGGGGCCAAAGCCACCATCTGGGAGTTCTGCCTGCGGCCCTGGAAGCTG GTGGAGGCGAGCGCGCCCCCGGGCCAGGACCGCTGGCTGCGGGACTACTGTGCCTCGGGCCTATACATCCTCACGCTCCTGGTCGAGGGCTACGGGTTCAGTGAGGAGACCTGGGGAGGCATCGAGTTCCGCCAGCAG GCCGGCGGCGCTGACATCGGCTGGACGCTGGGCTACATGCTGAACCTGACCAACCTGATCCCGGCCGAGGCGCCCGCCCAGGGTTGGGCACAGAGCTTCGGCGTCTGGGTGGCCGGGGTCGTCTTCGTGGTGCTGACGCTCGCGGCCACCCTGGGTGCCGTGGCAGTGCAGGTCTTCTGGCTCCAGGACTAG
- the ENTPD8 gene encoding ectonucleoside triphosphate diphosphohydrolase 8 isoform X2: protein MPCTGRAPRLYSAVLGPARRPAGVGCLSPGEDEGRCSQWSRGAPAAPRVPVLPPSMGLTWKQRVFTALLGAAAVSGLTALLLVLVGTMNVLLPPDTKWPANKENDTGIVSQALACQAEGPGISSYASDPARVGESLQGCLEEALALIPKAKHHETPMFLGATAGMRLLSRKNRSQAEDVFAAVSRALGQSPVDFRGAELLTGQDEGAFGWITINYILGLLVKYSFSGEWIRPLEETLVGALDMGGASTQITFVPGGPILDKTAQATFRLYGADHTVYTHSYLCFGRDQALSRVLAELVQASTGLLIRHPCYHSGYRGTLALASLYESPCAPAAPPDLSQNLTVEGTGNPGACVEALRKLFNFSSCDGREDCAFAGVYQPPVQGQFYAFSNFYYTFNFLNLTSKPSLSGAKATIWEFCLRPWKLVEASAPPGQDRWLRDYCASGLYILTLLVEGYGFSEETWGGIEFRQQAGGADIGWTLGYMLNLTNLIPAEAPAQGWAQSFGVWVAGVVFVVLTLAATLGAVAVQVFWLQD, encoded by the exons ATGCCATGCACGGGGCGGGCACCCCGGCTCTACAGCGCGGTCCTTGGCCCTGCCCGTCGACCAGCAGGAGTGGGCTGCCTGAGCCCCGGGGAGGACGAGGGGCGCTGCAGCCAGTGGAGTCGGGGTGCCCCCGCGGCCCCACGGGTGCCAGTCCTGCCCCCCAGCATGGGGCTGACCTGGAAGCAGCGGGTCTTCACGGCTCTGCTGGGCGCCGCAGCGGTCTCAGGCCTCACCGCGCTGCTTCTCGTCCTGGTGGGGACCATGAACGTCCTCCTGCCTCCAGACACCAAG TGGCCGGCCAACAAGGAGAACGACACCGGCATAGTCAGCCAGGCCCTGGCCTGCCAGGCGGAAG GGCCTGGAATCTCGTCTTACGCCTCCGACCCTGCGCGGGTTGGCGAGAGCCTgcagggctgcctggaggaggcgcTAGCACTGATCCCAAAGGCCAAGCATCATGAGACACCCATGTTCCTGGGGGCCACTGCAGGCATGCGGCTGCTCAG CCGCAAGAATCGCTCCCAGGCGGAGGACGTGTTCGCCGCGGTCAGCCGGGCCCTGGGCCAGTCACCGGTGGACTTCCGGGGCGCAGAGCTCCTGACGGGGCAGGACGAAGGCGCCTTTGGTTGGATCACCATCAACTACATCCTTGGCCTGCTGGTGAAG TACTCCTTCTCTGGAGAGTGGATCCGGCCCCTGGAGGAGACGCTGGTGGGCGCCCTGGACATGGGTGGGGCCTCCACCCAGATTACCTTTGTACCTGGAGGCCCCATCCTGGACAAGACCGCCCAGGCCACCTTCCGCCTCTACGGTGCCGACCACACCGTCTACACCCACAGCTACCTCTGCTTCGGGCGCGACCAGGCGCTGAGCAGGGTGCTGGCCGAGCTGGTGCAG GCCAGCACGGGCCTCCTGATCCGCCACCCCTGCTACCACAGCGGCTACCGGGGCACGCTGGCCCTGGCGTCCCTGTATGAGTCGCCCTGCGCCCCGGCAGCGCCCCCCGACCTCAGCCAGAACCTCACCGTGGAGGGCACGGGGAACCCCGGGGCCTGCGTCGAGGCCCTCCGGAAGCTCTTCAATTTCTCCAGCTGTGACGGCCGAGAAGACTGTGCCTTCGCCGGGGTCTACCAGCCCCCCGTGCAGGGCCAGTTCTAC GCTTTCTCCAACTTCTACTACACCTTCAACTTCCTGAACCTCACCTCCAAGCCGTCACTGAGTGGGGCCAAAGCCACCATCTGGGAGTTCTGCCTGCGGCCCTGGAAGCTG GTGGAGGCGAGCGCGCCCCCGGGCCAGGACCGCTGGCTGCGGGACTACTGTGCCTCGGGCCTATACATCCTCACGCTCCTGGTCGAGGGCTACGGGTTCAGTGAGGAGACCTGGGGAGGCATCGAGTTCCGCCAGCAG GCCGGCGGCGCTGACATCGGCTGGACGCTGGGCTACATGCTGAACCTGACCAACCTGATCCCGGCCGAGGCGCCCGCCCAGGGTTGGGCACAGAGCTTCGGCGTCTGGGTGGCCGGGGTCGTCTTCGTGGTGCTGACGCTCGCGGCCACCCTGGGTGCCGTGGCAGTGCAGGTCTTCTGGCTCCAGGACTAG
- the ENTPD8 gene encoding ectonucleoside triphosphate diphosphohydrolase 8 isoform X1 translates to MPCTGRAPRLYSAVLGPARRPAGVGCLSPGEDEGRCSQWSRGAPAAPRVPVLPPSMGLTWKQRVFTALLGAAAVSGLTALLLVLVGTMNVLLPPDTKFGIVFDAGSSHTSLFVYQWPANKENDTGIVSQALACQAEGPGISSYASDPARVGESLQGCLEEALALIPKAKHHETPMFLGATAGMRLLSRKNRSQAEDVFAAVSRALGQSPVDFRGAELLTGQDEGAFGWITINYILGLLVKYSFSGEWIRPLEETLVGALDMGGASTQITFVPGGPILDKTAQATFRLYGADHTVYTHSYLCFGRDQALSRVLAELVQASTGLLIRHPCYHSGYRGTLALASLYESPCAPAAPPDLSQNLTVEGTGNPGACVEALRKLFNFSSCDGREDCAFAGVYQPPVQGQFYAFSNFYYTFNFLNLTSKPSLSGAKATIWEFCLRPWKLVEASAPPGQDRWLRDYCASGLYILTLLVEGYGFSEETWGGIEFRQQAGGADIGWTLGYMLNLTNLIPAEAPAQGWAQSFGVWVAGVVFVVLTLAATLGAVAVQVFWLQD, encoded by the exons ATGCCATGCACGGGGCGGGCACCCCGGCTCTACAGCGCGGTCCTTGGCCCTGCCCGTCGACCAGCAGGAGTGGGCTGCCTGAGCCCCGGGGAGGACGAGGGGCGCTGCAGCCAGTGGAGTCGGGGTGCCCCCGCGGCCCCACGGGTGCCAGTCCTGCCCCCCAGCATGGGGCTGACCTGGAAGCAGCGGGTCTTCACGGCTCTGCTGGGCGCCGCAGCGGTCTCAGGCCTCACCGCGCTGCTTCTCGTCCTGGTGGGGACCATGAACGTCCTCCTGCCTCCAGACACCAAG TTTGGGATCGTGTTCGACGCTGGGTCCTCCCACACGTCCCTCTTTGTGTATCAGTGGCCGGCCAACAAGGAGAACGACACCGGCATAGTCAGCCAGGCCCTGGCCTGCCAGGCGGAAG GGCCTGGAATCTCGTCTTACGCCTCCGACCCTGCGCGGGTTGGCGAGAGCCTgcagggctgcctggaggaggcgcTAGCACTGATCCCAAAGGCCAAGCATCATGAGACACCCATGTTCCTGGGGGCCACTGCAGGCATGCGGCTGCTCAG CCGCAAGAATCGCTCCCAGGCGGAGGACGTGTTCGCCGCGGTCAGCCGGGCCCTGGGCCAGTCACCGGTGGACTTCCGGGGCGCAGAGCTCCTGACGGGGCAGGACGAAGGCGCCTTTGGTTGGATCACCATCAACTACATCCTTGGCCTGCTGGTGAAG TACTCCTTCTCTGGAGAGTGGATCCGGCCCCTGGAGGAGACGCTGGTGGGCGCCCTGGACATGGGTGGGGCCTCCACCCAGATTACCTTTGTACCTGGAGGCCCCATCCTGGACAAGACCGCCCAGGCCACCTTCCGCCTCTACGGTGCCGACCACACCGTCTACACCCACAGCTACCTCTGCTTCGGGCGCGACCAGGCGCTGAGCAGGGTGCTGGCCGAGCTGGTGCAG GCCAGCACGGGCCTCCTGATCCGCCACCCCTGCTACCACAGCGGCTACCGGGGCACGCTGGCCCTGGCGTCCCTGTATGAGTCGCCCTGCGCCCCGGCAGCGCCCCCCGACCTCAGCCAGAACCTCACCGTGGAGGGCACGGGGAACCCCGGGGCCTGCGTCGAGGCCCTCCGGAAGCTCTTCAATTTCTCCAGCTGTGACGGCCGAGAAGACTGTGCCTTCGCCGGGGTCTACCAGCCCCCCGTGCAGGGCCAGTTCTAC GCTTTCTCCAACTTCTACTACACCTTCAACTTCCTGAACCTCACCTCCAAGCCGTCACTGAGTGGGGCCAAAGCCACCATCTGGGAGTTCTGCCTGCGGCCCTGGAAGCTG GTGGAGGCGAGCGCGCCCCCGGGCCAGGACCGCTGGCTGCGGGACTACTGTGCCTCGGGCCTATACATCCTCACGCTCCTGGTCGAGGGCTACGGGTTCAGTGAGGAGACCTGGGGAGGCATCGAGTTCCGCCAGCAG GCCGGCGGCGCTGACATCGGCTGGACGCTGGGCTACATGCTGAACCTGACCAACCTGATCCCGGCCGAGGCGCCCGCCCAGGGTTGGGCACAGAGCTTCGGCGTCTGGGTGGCCGGGGTCGTCTTCGTGGTGCTGACGCTCGCGGCCACCCTGGGTGCCGTGGCAGTGCAGGTCTTCTGGCTCCAGGACTAG
- the ENTPD8 gene encoding ectonucleoside triphosphate diphosphohydrolase 8 isoform X4 encodes MPCTGRAPRLYSAVLGPARRPAGVGCLSPGEDEGRCSQWSRGAPAAPRVPVLPPSMGLTWKQRVFTALLGAAAVSGLTALLLVLVGTMNVLLPPDTKFGIVFDAGSSHTSLFVYQWPANKENDTGIVSQALACQAEGPGISSYASDPARVGESLQGCLEEALALIPKAKHHETPMFLGATAGMRLLSRKNRSQAEDVFAAVSRALGQSPVDFRGAELLTGQDEGAFGWITINYILGLLVKYSFSGEWIRPLEETLVGALDMGGASTQITFVPGGPILDKTAQATFRLYGADHTVYTHSYLCFGRDQALSRVLAELVQASTGLLIRHPCYHSGYRGTLALASLYESPCAPAAPPDLSQNLTVEGTGNPGACVEALRKLFNFSSCDGREDCAFAGVYQPPVQGQFYAFSNFYYTFNFLNLTSKPSLSGAKATIWEFCLRPWKLPTGGGERAPGPGPLAAGLLCLGPIHPHAPGRGLRVQ; translated from the exons ATGCCATGCACGGGGCGGGCACCCCGGCTCTACAGCGCGGTCCTTGGCCCTGCCCGTCGACCAGCAGGAGTGGGCTGCCTGAGCCCCGGGGAGGACGAGGGGCGCTGCAGCCAGTGGAGTCGGGGTGCCCCCGCGGCCCCACGGGTGCCAGTCCTGCCCCCCAGCATGGGGCTGACCTGGAAGCAGCGGGTCTTCACGGCTCTGCTGGGCGCCGCAGCGGTCTCAGGCCTCACCGCGCTGCTTCTCGTCCTGGTGGGGACCATGAACGTCCTCCTGCCTCCAGACACCAAG TTTGGGATCGTGTTCGACGCTGGGTCCTCCCACACGTCCCTCTTTGTGTATCAGTGGCCGGCCAACAAGGAGAACGACACCGGCATAGTCAGCCAGGCCCTGGCCTGCCAGGCGGAAG GGCCTGGAATCTCGTCTTACGCCTCCGACCCTGCGCGGGTTGGCGAGAGCCTgcagggctgcctggaggaggcgcTAGCACTGATCCCAAAGGCCAAGCATCATGAGACACCCATGTTCCTGGGGGCCACTGCAGGCATGCGGCTGCTCAG CCGCAAGAATCGCTCCCAGGCGGAGGACGTGTTCGCCGCGGTCAGCCGGGCCCTGGGCCAGTCACCGGTGGACTTCCGGGGCGCAGAGCTCCTGACGGGGCAGGACGAAGGCGCCTTTGGTTGGATCACCATCAACTACATCCTTGGCCTGCTGGTGAAG TACTCCTTCTCTGGAGAGTGGATCCGGCCCCTGGAGGAGACGCTGGTGGGCGCCCTGGACATGGGTGGGGCCTCCACCCAGATTACCTTTGTACCTGGAGGCCCCATCCTGGACAAGACCGCCCAGGCCACCTTCCGCCTCTACGGTGCCGACCACACCGTCTACACCCACAGCTACCTCTGCTTCGGGCGCGACCAGGCGCTGAGCAGGGTGCTGGCCGAGCTGGTGCAG GCCAGCACGGGCCTCCTGATCCGCCACCCCTGCTACCACAGCGGCTACCGGGGCACGCTGGCCCTGGCGTCCCTGTATGAGTCGCCCTGCGCCCCGGCAGCGCCCCCCGACCTCAGCCAGAACCTCACCGTGGAGGGCACGGGGAACCCCGGGGCCTGCGTCGAGGCCCTCCGGAAGCTCTTCAATTTCTCCAGCTGTGACGGCCGAGAAGACTGTGCCTTCGCCGGGGTCTACCAGCCCCCCGTGCAGGGCCAGTTCTAC GCTTTCTCCAACTTCTACTACACCTTCAACTTCCTGAACCTCACCTCCAAGCCGTCACTGAGTGGGGCCAAAGCCACCATCTGGGAGTTCTGCCTGCGGCCCTGGAAGCTG CCCACAGGTGGAGGCGAGCGCGCCCCCGGGCCAGGACCGCTGGCTGCGGGACTACTGTGCCTCGGGCCTATACATCCTCACGCTCCTGGTCGAGGGCTACGGGTTCAGTGA